The segment TCTCCCGtggatttcctttttgtttcagcttttatttttcttcgcTAATGTACGTAGCTGTGCTCGTTCCTGAGCACTCTGTCCAGTGTTGGCAgtgaagcaggcagtgctgaggaAACACGGCTCCGCAGGGACGGTGCCTGCTGGAGCCTGTGGCACGGTGGTGATGGGACCCCTGCTCCCAGGCCTACAGTCACCCCACGTTTGAGCTCTGGCAGAGGTTTCCACCACTGCTTTCAAGTGTGAAAGCTGGTTGGTTTGCATTGGAGGAAGGTCTGCAGTTGCTGGTCTTGTGTAAGACGCTGCTTTAGGGTTTCAGGAATTTATAGCACTTTGTCTTCTGAAGACATCCGCAGTCATTTAGATCTGATGGATCTGTGGCAGAGCTCAGGTTCAGTGTGCTGTGAGCCTGGTGcccagcaggagggctgggagggccAGGCTGCCCCCACACTGCTTGGGGCTGGGACTCATGGCTGGAGCTGAGAAATGGGACCTAGGTGTAGTGACTTCCTTGTGGGCTTAGCTGGAAATAGAAATGAGTGCTTCATTGGAACTTTACCAGCGACTTGAACGTGCTGCAACTTTCTCCTCTGATGTTGCTTGAAATTGCCAGACTGCTCTCATAAATGTTGCTCAGGCACAGTGTAAAGGCTCTTTCTGCACAGGGACCGAGCAGAAGAGGCAAGTTGACTGGATTGGCAGAGGTGCCAACTTTGTGCTGTGCTCCAGGAGCAAAATTGTTCCTGAAATTTTTGTGTCATGTTTGGTTGAAACGGgagcatttttaaagctttttggTGATCGTTTAATGGTTGGAAATGGGGAGCAGGCAAGGAGACCACACGAAGTCTTGTTCTTCCAGTTTTCCCTTTGGAAGAAGGCTGGTAGGCTGTGGGATCAGGAAGATCCAGACCTGAGAAGATCACAGGGCCAACGCAAAGTCCTGAGGGCAGGTAACCAGGGTTTCGTACTTCTCTTTTGTGCCTAAAGAAAGGTGGAGGTGGGGTTAGAGATGCTTGGCATCGTTTGGGGTCAAGTTGGTGGCATCAcctctgcctcagtttctccctAAATAAGCAGAGGTATAAAAATTAGAAGGAGGAAAAACTAGGGAGGATCGAAGATGCTGAGCCCCCTGATTATTTGGGCATTGCAGGTTAGTCAGAGGAGAGCCACGTGCTTCATTGGAACCCTAGCTAGGTCAGGGGGCAAACAGAAAGTTTAACACACCGTGGCAGTCCCGATTGGCTGGTACACGCACAGGACCAGCTGGTGGATGCTGAGACACAGCATTGCTTAGGAAAAACTGTGctcttcctttcagttttgcCATTTTCCAGCAATAAGTTCCCAGAAAAGCTGTACACAGAACCAGACAGCAGGTAATCCAGAAAACCCACTAGCAGCTGTGTAAGCACACAGGAGAGATTCCTTAAGCGCCTTCATTTTTGTCTCGCTGGGATGCGCACCAGCTGGAATTGGTGCACAGAATGCATCCCATGCTGTTTTACACGTAAAGAACATTTAGTACTGGTTGCCTTGAGATATTCAGTGTAAAAAATCAGCTCACAGTTCTGTTAAAATTACTGGTTAAGATCACTTTCCTCTAAGCTGCCTGCTAAGCAACTGccagagtgggaaaaaaatacacctgCACTGAACGCTCAGGGTTAAGGAGCTTTTGACTTTGCATTGCAATCAAAGGCATGGTCagaatctctgtttttttcttttgttgcccTTGCAGCCTGCTTGGGAACAACTTATATCAAGAGtttttcattcctgctctgcCCACACTGAAAGTGAGCTAAAAGTTGAGCATAACAGCTGAGGCAGAAACGGGGGAAAAATCCTACCCTTATACAGGGAGCAGCTTCTGTGTGGGCATAGCCAAGAGTATTTCCTGTAGCTCTGTACCTGTACATCTATCTCTAAGTGATGCTTAAGTAAGGAGGGCTTCCCCTGACTTCCATCGACAGAGGCTCCAGACTGCCAAATACAGTTAGATTTTACACAAGGTAGGCTTCTAGCATTACAACTGGGAGAAATGATGTGATGAAGCTTGACCAAAATGTCACATATAGGGGGTGCTGTGGTAAGTAGAGCCCAAGATCAGGCACCTCCTGGATGCTGTTTTCCCAACCCGGCACCTTCTGGAGGTTGCATCTGGATGCATTTACAGGACTGGGAGAACTAACAGTGGAAGCAAAActggaaatcacacttttgcctGCTATCTGTGAAAGCTGACATAGGAAGATAATTCCCTTTCAAGAAGACTTTCTATTGCATTTAGATGTAAAGATCttgtttaaaatagaaatgtgaAAGGTATTTCACAGGTGGGGAAAGGGTGATGGAGATAGTGGCCAGAACACACTGATGACCAGTGCCCACGGTCATATGAAAGGCCACAAGGATGGTCAGTGGCAACCTCGGGGCCAGAATTCTATGTGCTGTGAAGCTGTGCCATGCGCTTTCATGGATGATGAGGAAAAGCTCAAGCTGCACATCTTAACTCAGTAGATGGTTCACTGCAGTCTTTTCCTTTAAACAGAAATACTCAGGACATTCCCAGTGTCAGCCCCTCACAGAACTGAGTCATGAAATGGCCCTGACAGGAACATGCGGTCACAGTTGACATCTTCCTTCACCTTGAGAGCTTTGATGTCCCTATGTCCGCTTTCCTCCTCACAGCCTTCCTACCACCGCTCCACCATGTGGCATCTGATCCTGTGGACGCCGCACCCCCAGTGGTCACCAAAGCACTTAAAGCTGGTCACTGTCTACGTGCTGGTGCTCTTGGTATCGCTCAGCTTTGCTTCGAGACAGAGCAGACCATTTAAACATCAAATAGACAACAGAAGTAAGTATGACTCTCAACTGATGCAATGTGATGGTGATCCTGTGGCCCCTGGTACAACAAGGGATCAGGGTCAGGCTGCCAGGCAGAGTTCAACTGCAAAACCTTGTGGGTGTTTCTATGGTAAAACAGTGGAGGGAGGTCCCGCTCTTCAATTTCCACTTCTGAGAGCATATACAGATCTTAATCTCCACCTCATAGCCCTGAATTTGTCAAGGGAAATACTGCAACTTTTGATAAATACACCAGTGTACAAAAGATCGACAAAGTGCAAGGCAGTTTATATTGACTATTTAAACAACTTATTTTCAGCTATGCTCTGTAGATCTGTGACAGTTAACATTTACTTTTAAGAAGTAATAAAGCAAGCATCAGTGGCTTAAATGTTCTTTACAGAGATCCTGACTTCTGTCTGgaaacatcatagaatcatagaatggcctgggttgaaaaggacctcaaagatcatcgagtttcaacccccctgctatgtgcagggtcgccaaccactacatcaggctgcccagagccacatccagcctggccttgaatgcctccaaggatggggcatccacaacccaCAACCCCCATTTTTGTCTGAAAGCCAAAATACAAGTGGCTGAAGCATGCTTGTTCAGAAATACCGCGAAGAACTGACCTGAATGAAGGAGAGCACTGTATGTCCCAAGCAAAAGCTAACAAACAATCCAAAGTATTTAGGGGAAAATTTGTATAGTGAAATCTCACCATCTCCCCAAGGAGCAATGGCTCATGGTTGAAAGTACAGTGAGCAAGAAGTGGGTGTGGGGAGTAAGGCCCGTAGGCTCACAGGGGCATATCCCTCTTCTTACAGAGAGAACTGGAGATGTGGGCAGCCTTGGTTTTTAGGGCCTTGAgtcaaaataaagaagtgaCTTGGGATCTGGGGGGCAGCGGGATGTTTAACACTGTGTGGAGAAATGTACAGCCACAGTGGatcttttgtttggttttctgagTTCAAGCAGCAAAACTCACAGGAGAAAATCCCACTGCCTTCTGTGAGACTTTTGTGTGACTCAGATACTTCACTATGCATTTGAAGTCCTGTTCCTGACACCCCTCTTTGGAATGATTTGGCATTTCCTTGGGGTGGCATCACCTCCAGTGTTTGTGCATTTCCACTGACACTGTACCTTAGTACTATACCCTCTCCACACCTGCTGTAGAACTAAACTAGGCTATAAAAGTAAGCCAACTATGAGTTCattccaaagaaaaaagatcaacCCAGTGCTCTGAATTGCAGGCCCTGAGATTGATCCCTTTTGGTACGTGGGACGTGGTGTTCGACCCATTGGTCGGTTTGGGAAGAGGCAGCTGAGAGGCGGCCGTGGAAGGTTGAGGCCTATGAGCAGGCACCTGGATTTCATCCTGAACACCTTGTGGAAGCAAGAAGTGTTGGACGCAGAGGACAGTGACTACTGATGGCTGTGTCCCGAGGCGGTGACCTAACCTCTGCTCTCCGGATTGCCCCTGCCCTCCACCTCAGGGCTTTGCTTTTGCCTGGCaatccctgctgctcctctctctgctACTCTTGCAAATTCCTTCAAGAAGAAACACATTCAAGGTGCAGGTAAAAGTCAACGCGTTGACACCAGCACTGAGTGTAACCATagctttaaaaagtatttattctCTCTTTCATCACCACCATTCCCTTCTCTGAGCGGTGACGATGCTGCACACTGTATACATTCACCCAAAATCCAAAGAGCTCCTGTGCTGGGATTTAAACTCAGCAGTGGTAGTGTGCCATGAAATTTTCCTGTCACATTTTAAAGTCATTGGCTATTggtatgtaaaaataaaaagcaatggtTGGATGAAAGAAAAACGGCTCTCATTACTTTTTAATGTACCTGCGTTTAACAGCATGAAATCTGTAGCTTTTGTGCAGATTGTTAACATTCACTTGTGGGAATGCAGGCCTGAGCTACACTCTGGCCTTTTATCattcttgctgtgctgctgaaaatacACTAATGACCAAAAAGGAGATTCTGCCAAAGATAACTATCTTCTCCCTgaggaaggacagaaaataaaaaataattactataaacaaagtgcaaggttttgctcTTGGGTcaaggtaatcccagatatgtacACAAACTGGGAGAGGAaatccttgagagtagccctgctgagatggacttaggggtcctggcTAATGAACAATCcaatgtgagccagcagcgtgcactTCCTTCCCAGAAGGCTAACTatatcctgggttccatcagaagagggatggccagcagagcgagagaggtgattgtccccctctactcagcccttgtgaggccccatctggagtactgcgtccaggcctggagcccccaacacaggaaggatgtgaggcttttggagagggtccagaggagggccactaagatgatcagagggctggagcacctctcctgtgaagacaaactgaaggaactgtgcttgttcagcctggaaaagagaaggctgtggggacaCCTCACTGCcgccttccaatatttaaagggcatttataaacatgaaggaaaccaactttttacatggctagacagtgacagaacaagggggagtgctttcaaactaaaggaggggagatttagattagatgtcagggtaagtttttttactgagagagtggtgaggtgctggcacaggttgcccagaaaggctgtggatgccctgtcactggaggtgttcaaggccagattggacagggccctgggcaatgtgatctagtacttgatctagcaaTTGGCAGCCCCACCTGTAGCAAAGCGGTTGGAACTTGATGGTTCTTGAGCTCCCTTCCAATACTAGTCATTCTATGAAATTTGGCTAATTAAACTCTTCAGAGTAGTTTTGTGTCTACTGCAGGTAGGCTTCTGCTGTTATCCAAAAGAGATAATGGCCTAAACTGTCTGATTCccatgttgttgtttttaagtacATGATCTGATCAAGCTAAAGCCACTGTCATAGCACCACAAACAATGTACAAATGGCAACATTAGTCCACACCAATAAGCCTTGTGGCTCAGTACTCATGTTTGCCACGGTAATTAACTTCGTTATACTCATTTTAGAAGTGTGTTTAATGCTGATAACTACTCGCAGCAAGACTATTCATACGCAGTTTAATCTACAGCATGCATCCAGAAAAGACAGTTTGCAATTCAGCTAATGAATGATGGTTAATGAGTCACACGGCAGATGACAAACTTGAATGAACTCGCATTCCTAGCTGTATTTTGTTAGAATCACTACTAAAATTTAATAAAGGTTGAATTAATTATAGGCAGACAACTCAactcttgtttctgtttgtgcGTGGTCTGTCAACAAGGTATGGATGCTCCACCTCACTGGAAAACGACCTGACCTGGAGGTGTTACGGGTATTTCTCCCTTCAGCTGAGCAAGAGGACTTTGAGTTTCCCACCTGCATTTAACTGGGAATGGGCTGTTTGCGGTGCAGCAGTGTGGGCAGAGCGCTTCCTGACCGAAGGGCACATAAATCCACACCACAGAGGAGAGCTTTGGTGTTTTCTTTATGAATCAACTCCTtggaaaggcatttttttttttttcataaattgcTTTTACTCTTTTATAATTTCTCTTGACAATAATTCTCGGTGAGTATGCAGATAACAACAACAAGGCAAGCTTAATATCCACTCGGACTTAATCAAATTGATCATATCGCCTTCATTTTACCcgttaaaatattttcatttataaaaattaatctaaatataaatattaacaCTAAAGATTGAAATCACTCGATGACAAAATAACCCTTTGTGTGCTATACCGTATGCTTTCATGATTGTTTCAAAACAGTAAATGATATCTTTGCACATATTTGGCACAATAAACATTTGTAAAAATTCAAATGCCATACAGcaggtgggatttttttcttttttttttcttttttttttttttttgcaatgccTACACAGTACACATTTTTCTGTCAAAGAAGACTGAATATTTTAACATTGTAACACGATAATAGTTGCTTTTCATGCCTCTTAAGGAAAACAACCTATTCCAAACTTTGTTGGCTTGTTTAAATCACACTAACAGAACAAAAGCCAAAGAGTTATTCTATTAAAATTAGTCATTTCTGCATCATACACAATATTATTTAGTATTATTAGACGAATATGTAGACCAACCACCAGTAATGACATTTCATAACACACATACCTGCGTTAACCAGAACCTGGGAATGTATTGTATACATACACGAGAACAGtcaagggaggaggaggagactgCGTAACAGAAAGTTCCTAGGCATCCTACTCTGTTTAATCTCCTTTACTGGAttgcatatataaataaaatctatttttatatgAATACTTATATATTAAACAGAGCGGGCCAAATTCTGCCCTCACATCTGTGCAAACCAGTTCCAGAGAACCAGTATTGTGTGAGAGTAAGAGAAGGCGTAATTTCACCCAGAATAAACGTACTGAGCCAGATCTTCGGCAGATAGAAATTCATTGGAGAGATGGAGCAACACTCATGCCTCCTAGGTGGGAAGATGGCTGTAGATATTCTGACACGTCCCTACCTACAGCTGGACAGCAGCACACTCACAGGCTCAGCTTCAAATACTGGTGGTGGATATGTGAC is part of the Gallus gallus isolate bGalGal1 chromosome 2, bGalGal1.mat.broiler.GRCg7b, whole genome shotgun sequence genome and harbors:
- the LOC420716 gene encoding C-RF amide isoform X1, whose product is MGTGRRGARLLQAMGSTADVLLAHLLAPPAFKPTSLRYKSHEPPAAALLLLGAAHPEEQPCCAQPSYHRSTMWHLILWTPHPQWSPKHLKLVTVYVLVLLVSLSFASRQSRPFKHQIDNRSPEIDPFWYVGRGVRPIGRFGKRQLRGGRGRLRPMSRHLDFILNTLWKQEVLDAEDSDY
- the LOC420716 gene encoding C-RF amide yields the protein MWHLILWTPHPQWSPKHLKLVTVYVLVLLVSLSFASRQSRPFKHQIDNRSPEIDPFWYVGRGVRPIGRFGKRQLRGGRGRLRPMSRHLDFILNTLWKQEVLDAEDSDY